The Deinococcus aquaedulcis genome window below encodes:
- a CDS encoding MGMT family protein gives MSDPAPGFRDRVLALVAQIPRGRVMTYGQLALLAGQPGAARQAGYVLNSLMEGSDLPWQRVINAQGRVSTHKVGFGDLQEGLLRAEGVTFDESGRCDLARLQWWPEGTPLAPPPSLL, from the coding sequence ATGAGTGATCCTGCTCCGGGCTTTCGTGACCGCGTGCTGGCCCTGGTGGCCCAGATTCCCCGGGGCCGCGTGATGACCTACGGGCAACTGGCCCTGCTGGCCGGGCAGCCCGGCGCCGCGCGGCAGGCCGGGTACGTCCTGAACAGCCTGATGGAAGGCTCGGACCTGCCGTGGCAGCGGGTGATCAACGCCCAGGGCCGCGTGAGCACGCACAAGGTGGGCTTCGGCGACCTGCAGGAGGGGTTGCTGCGCGCCGAGGGCGTGACGTTCGACGAATCGGGCCGCTGCGACCTCGCGCGGCTGCAGTGGTGGCCCGAGGGGACCCCCCTGGCACCGCCCCCCAGCCTGCTGTAA
- a CDS encoding c-type cytochrome produces MNARNRTAGSVLSWALGVTLGVILGIAMLIVTPRLMAKPTLAATGEGQTEASGTPSGGASGSAGAASGREAAGSNETGDAQGDQGEAQDSRNQGEDPATAEGEEPTDQQEDAGAGSGAAGPGQEQAGTAQTGGEAGDTQAAGAAQAEGEGGNVEAGRTIYSANCAACHGAQGEGALGPSLVNEEGVQSWSVAQFTATLREGRTPTRQLSQAMPRFSEEQISDPQVADLLAYIKTLN; encoded by the coding sequence ATGAACGCACGGAATCGAACTGCTGGCAGCGTGCTGTCCTGGGCGCTGGGCGTGACGCTGGGGGTCATCCTGGGCATCGCCATGCTGATCGTGACCCCTCGCCTGATGGCCAAGCCCACCCTGGCCGCCACGGGCGAGGGACAGACCGAGGCCTCGGGCACGCCGTCTGGTGGGGCTTCGGGCTCGGCGGGGGCCGCCAGTGGCCGGGAAGCCGCTGGCAGCAACGAAACTGGCGACGCCCAGGGCGACCAGGGTGAGGCCCAGGACAGCCGCAACCAGGGCGAAGACCCCGCCACCGCCGAGGGCGAGGAACCCACCGACCAGCAGGAAGACGCTGGGGCCGGCAGCGGCGCGGCCGGCCCCGGGCAGGAGCAGGCGGGCACCGCCCAGACCGGCGGCGAAGCGGGCGACACCCAGGCGGCTGGCGCGGCCCAGGCCGAAGGCGAGGGCGGCAACGTCGAAGCCGGCCGGACGATCTACTCGGCCAACTGTGCGGCTTGCCACGGCGCGCAGGGCGAAGGGGCCCTGGGTCCGTCGCTGGTCAACGAGGAAGGCGTGCAGAGCTGGTCGGTGGCCCAGTTCACCGCCACCCTGCGTGAGGGCCGCACCCCCACCCGTCAGCTCAGCCAGGCCATGCCCCGCTTCTCTGAAGAGCAGATCAGCGATCCCCAGGTGGCCGATCTGCTGGCCTACATCAAGACCCTGAACTGA